The Rhodopseudomonas palustris genome window below encodes:
- a CDS encoding M3 family oligoendopeptidase, whose amino-acid sequence MAKSATSRTAKSSSRKSTPAKPAPRKAAPSKAKAAKTAAAGRKTASKPAKLPEWNLTDLYPAIDSPEVAGDLDRLDAECASFEADFKGRLAEETAKDGGALWLAGAVKRYEAIEDLAGRLGSYAGLVHAGDSVDPVKSKFYGDVSERLTAASVHLLFFTLELNRVDDAVLETAMHTLELGHYRPWIEDLRKDKPYQLEDRIEQLFHEKSQTGYGAFNRLFDQTISSLRFKVGGKELAIEPTLNLMQDRAPEKRKAAAEALAKTFKANERTFALITNTLAKDKEISDRWRGFEDVADSRHLANRVEREVVDALVASVRAAYPKLSHRYYKLKAGWFKKKKLPYWDRNAPLPFAATGTIAWPEARNMVLTAYKAFSPEMAQIAERFFTDRWIDAPVRPGKAPGAFSHPTTPSAHPYVLMNYQGKPRDVMTLAHELGHGVHQVLAAKNGALMAPTPLTLAETASVFGEMLTFRRLLTQTKDRKQRQALLAGKVEDMINTVVRQIAFYSFERAVHTERRSGELTAQRIGEIWLSVQGESLGPAIEIKPGYESFWMYIPHFIHSPFYVYAYAFGDCLVNSLYAVYEHAQEGFAERYLAMLSAGGTKHYSELLAPFGLDAKNPSFWDGGLSVIAGMIDELEAMG is encoded by the coding sequence ATGGCGAAATCTGCGACCTCCCGTACCGCAAAGTCCTCTTCCCGCAAGTCCACCCCCGCCAAGCCAGCACCGCGCAAGGCCGCGCCCAGCAAGGCGAAAGCGGCCAAGACCGCGGCCGCGGGACGGAAGACCGCAAGCAAGCCGGCGAAACTGCCCGAGTGGAATCTGACGGATCTGTATCCGGCGATCGACTCGCCGGAGGTCGCCGGCGATCTCGATCGTCTCGATGCCGAATGCGCTTCGTTCGAAGCCGACTTCAAGGGCCGGCTGGCGGAAGAGACCGCGAAGGACGGCGGCGCGCTGTGGCTCGCCGGCGCGGTCAAGCGCTACGAGGCGATCGAGGATTTGGCCGGCCGGCTAGGTTCCTATGCGGGCTTGGTCCACGCCGGCGACAGCGTCGATCCGGTGAAGTCGAAATTCTATGGCGACGTCTCCGAGCGCCTGACTGCCGCTTCGGTGCATCTGCTGTTCTTCACCCTCGAGCTCAATCGCGTCGACGACGCGGTGCTCGAGACCGCAATGCATACGCTGGAGCTCGGCCACTACCGGCCGTGGATCGAGGATCTGCGCAAGGACAAGCCGTATCAGCTCGAAGACCGCATCGAGCAGCTGTTCCATGAAAAGTCGCAGACCGGCTACGGCGCGTTCAACCGTTTGTTCGACCAGACCATCTCGTCGCTGCGCTTCAAGGTTGGCGGCAAGGAACTGGCAATCGAGCCGACACTGAACCTGATGCAGGATCGTGCGCCCGAAAAGCGCAAGGCGGCCGCCGAGGCCTTGGCCAAGACCTTCAAGGCGAATGAGCGCACCTTTGCGCTGATCACCAACACGCTCGCCAAGGACAAGGAAATCTCCGACCGCTGGCGCGGCTTCGAAGATGTGGCCGACAGCCGCCACCTCGCCAACCGGGTCGAACGCGAAGTGGTCGATGCGCTGGTCGCCTCGGTGCGCGCGGCGTATCCGAAGCTGTCGCACCGCTACTACAAGCTCAAGGCCGGTTGGTTCAAAAAGAAGAAGCTGCCCTATTGGGACCGCAACGCGCCGCTGCCGTTCGCCGCGACCGGCACGATCGCCTGGCCGGAAGCCCGCAACATGGTGCTGACCGCCTACAAGGCGTTCTCGCCGGAGATGGCGCAGATCGCCGAGCGGTTCTTCACCGATCGCTGGATCGACGCTCCGGTGCGGCCCGGCAAGGCGCCTGGCGCATTCTCGCATCCGACCACGCCGTCGGCGCATCCCTATGTGCTGATGAACTATCAGGGCAAGCCGCGGGACGTGATGACGCTCGCCCACGAACTCGGCCACGGCGTGCACCAGGTGCTGGCCGCCAAGAACGGCGCGCTGATGGCGCCGACGCCGCTGACACTGGCCGAGACCGCCAGCGTGTTCGGCGAAATGCTGACCTTCCGCCGTCTGCTGACTCAGACCAAGGACCGCAAGCAGCGTCAGGCGCTGCTCGCCGGCAAGGTCGAGGACATGATCAACACCGTGGTCCGGCAGATCGCGTTCTATTCGTTCGAGCGGGCGGTCCACACCGAGCGCCGCAGCGGCGAGTTGACCGCGCAGCGGATCGGCGAGATCTGGCTGTCGGTGCAGGGCGAGAGCCTCGGCCCGGCGATCGAGATCAAGCCGGGCTACGAAAGCTTCTGGATGTACATCCCGCACTTCATCCATTCGCCGTTCTACGTTTACGCCTATGCGTTCGGCGACTGTCTGGTGAACTCGCTGTATGCGGTCTACGAGCACGCCCAGGAAGGCTTCGCCGAGCGCTATCTGGCGATGCTGTCGGCGGGCGGAACCAAGCATTATTCCGAACTGCTCGCCCCGTTCGGCCTCGACGCCAAGAACCCCAGCTTCTGGGACGGCGGCTTGTCGGTGATCGCCGGCATGATCGACGAGCTGGAGGCCATGGGGTAG
- a CDS encoding TerC family protein: protein MTDFLAIFTPEGLTAFAQVVMIDLVLAGDNAVVIGLAAAGLPKEQRGKAILIGIVVATALRIAFASVTVQLLQIIGLLLAGGVLLLWVCWKMWRELRNPPEDVDALEGDGGAATGAPTKTMAQAVWQITLADVSMSLDNVLAVAGAAREHPVILVFGLALSIALMGLAASFIARLLHKHRWIAYIGLAIILYVAGDMIYRGALEIWPHAFG, encoded by the coding sequence ATGACCGACTTTCTCGCAATCTTCACGCCCGAAGGCCTCACCGCGTTCGCCCAGGTCGTGATGATCGACCTGGTGCTCGCCGGCGACAACGCCGTCGTCATCGGCCTCGCCGCTGCCGGGCTGCCAAAAGAGCAGCGCGGTAAGGCGATCCTGATCGGCATCGTGGTCGCCACCGCGCTCCGCATCGCCTTCGCCAGTGTCACCGTGCAGCTTCTGCAAATCATCGGGCTGCTGCTCGCCGGCGGCGTGCTGCTGCTGTGGGTGTGCTGGAAGATGTGGCGCGAGCTGCGCAACCCGCCCGAAGACGTCGATGCGCTCGAAGGCGACGGCGGTGCGGCAACCGGCGCTCCGACCAAGACCATGGCGCAGGCGGTGTGGCAGATCACGCTGGCCGACGTCTCGATGTCGCTCGACAACGTCCTGGCGGTGGCCGGCGCGGCACGCGAGCATCCGGTGATTCTGGTGTTCGGCCTCGCCCTGTCGATCGCGCTGATGGGTCTCGCCGCAAGCTTCATCGCACGGCTGCTGCATAAGCACCGTTGGATCGCCTATATCGGCCTCGCCATCATTCTCTATGTGGCAGGCGACATGATCTATCGCGGCGCGCTCGAGATCTGGCCGCACGCCTTCGGATAA